Proteins from a genomic interval of Providencia stuartii:
- the oppC gene encoding oligopeptide ABC transporter permease OppC: MLLNQKNSEALEKLSEQLDIEGRSLWQDARRRFMHNRAAIFSLFVLFLITLFVIFAPMLSPFLYDDTDWEMMSMPPDMASGHYFGTDASGRDLLVRVAIGGRISLMVGVAAALVAVIVGTLYGSLAGYVGGKVDSFMMRLLEILNSFPFMFFVILLVTLFGTNILLIFVAIGMVSWLDMARIVRGQTLGLKRKEFIEAALVCGVSTRHIILRHIVPNVLGVVVVYASLLVPSMILFESFLSFLGLGTQEPLSSWGALLSDGANSMEVTPWLLLIPACFLVVTLFCFNFIGDGLRDALDPKDR; this comes from the coding sequence GTGTTATTGAATCAAAAGAATAGTGAAGCTCTGGAAAAACTTTCGGAGCAATTAGATATTGAAGGGCGTAGTTTGTGGCAGGATGCACGACGTCGATTTATGCATAACCGTGCTGCAATATTTAGCCTGTTTGTCCTATTTTTGATTACGTTATTTGTGATTTTTGCACCGATGTTATCCCCCTTTTTATATGATGATACGGACTGGGAAATGATGTCGATGCCGCCAGATATGGCGAGTGGGCACTATTTTGGTACCGATGCTTCTGGTCGAGATCTTTTAGTTAGGGTCGCTATCGGTGGGCGTATCTCTCTGATGGTTGGAGTCGCTGCTGCACTTGTGGCTGTTATTGTGGGCACACTTTATGGCTCTCTGGCTGGCTATGTTGGTGGAAAAGTAGACTCCTTTATGATGCGTTTATTGGAGATCTTAAACTCATTTCCATTTATGTTCTTTGTGATTTTGCTAGTGACATTATTTGGCACGAATATCTTATTGATATTTGTCGCTATTGGTATGGTTTCTTGGTTGGATATGGCGCGTATCGTGCGTGGGCAAACTTTAGGGCTGAAACGAAAAGAATTTATTGAGGCCGCTTTAGTTTGTGGTGTGAGCACTCGCCACATTATTTTACGCCATATTGTTCCTAACGTATTAGGTGTTGTTGTCGTGTATGCATCATTACTCGTGCCAAGCATGATCTTATTTGAATCGTTTTTAAGCTTTCTCGGGTTAGGTACTCAAGAGCCGTTGAGTAGTTGGGGCGCATTATTAAGTGATGGTGCTAATTCTATGGAAGTGACGCCATGGTTATTATTGATCCCAGCGTGTTTTCTTGTTGTCACACTATTTTGTTTTAACTTTATCGGCGATGGTTTACGTGATGCCCTCGACCCGAAAGACCGCTAG
- the oppB gene encoding oligopeptide ABC transporter permease OppB: MLKFIIRRLLEAIPTLFILITISFFMMRLAPGSPFTGERKLPPEVMANIEAKYHLNDPMYKQYFNYLVQLSKGDFGPSFKYKDYSVNDLVAKAFPVSAKLGATAFIVAVFFGVSAGVIAALNQNSKWDFTVMGFAMTGVVIPSFVVAPLLVLIFAIHLKWLPGGGWDGGNIKHMILPMVALSLAYIASISRITRGSMIEIMHSNFIRTARAKGLPLRTIILRHALKPALLPVLSYMGPAFVGIITGSMVIETIFGLPGIGQLFVNGALNRDYSLVLSLTILVGVLTIAFNAIVDVLYAVIDPKIRY; the protein is encoded by the coding sequence ATGTTAAAATTTATTATACGTCGCTTACTAGAAGCGATTCCGACACTTTTTATTCTTATTACGATTTCATTTTTTATGATGCGGTTAGCACCAGGCAGCCCTTTCACGGGAGAACGTAAACTACCGCCTGAAGTTATGGCGAATATAGAAGCGAAATATCACTTAAATGACCCGATGTATAAGCAATATTTCAACTATTTAGTGCAATTATCTAAAGGTGATTTTGGCCCATCATTTAAATATAAAGACTATAGTGTTAACGACTTAGTCGCGAAAGCATTTCCTGTCTCTGCAAAATTAGGGGCTACTGCCTTTATCGTTGCCGTATTCTTTGGTGTGTCTGCTGGCGTTATTGCCGCATTAAATCAAAATAGTAAATGGGACTTTACGGTCATGGGGTTTGCCATGACGGGGGTTGTCATCCCCAGCTTTGTAGTGGCACCGCTATTGGTGCTGATTTTCGCCATTCATTTGAAATGGCTCCCTGGTGGTGGCTGGGACGGCGGTAATATCAAACACATGATATTACCGATGGTGGCATTATCGCTAGCCTATATTGCAAGCATCTCACGTATTACACGTGGCTCAATGATAGAGATTATGCACTCAAACTTCATTCGTACTGCGCGCGCAAAAGGCTTACCACTTCGTACTATCATCTTACGTCATGCATTGAAACCTGCTTTGCTTCCTGTGCTTTCGTATATGGGGCCTGCATTTGTGGGGATTATCACAGGTTCAATGGTGATAGAAACGATTTTTGGTTTACCAGGCATTGGGCAATTATTTGTTAATGGTGCATTGAACCGTGACTATTCATTGGTTCTTAGTCTAACAATTTTAGTCGGTGTATTGACCATTGCCTTTAATGCGATTGTCGATGTGTTATACGCTGTTATCGACCCGAAAATTCGTTATTAA
- a CDS encoding ABC transporter ATP-binding protein, with product MSEIKSSNPLLRVKDLNVTFSTPDGDVTAVNKLNFELRAGETLGIVGESGSGKSQTAFALMGLLARNGKIGGSAIFNGREILNLKEKDLNRMRAEEISIIFQDPMTSLNPYLKIGTQLSEVLMLHKGMGKQEAFEESVRMLDAVKMPEARKRMNMYPHEFSGGMRQRVMIAMALLCQPKLLIADEPTTALDVTVQAQIMTLLNELKQEFDTAIILITHDLGVVAGVCDKVLVMYAGRTMEYGTARDIFYHPSHPYSLGLLAAVPRLDGDDESLATIPGNPPNLLRLPKGCPFSPRCQYANEQCIEHEPELSVFSTDRLRACFKPVEELV from the coding sequence ATGTCTGAAATTAAATCATCTAACCCTCTACTGAGAGTTAAAGATCTCAACGTCACTTTTTCAACGCCAGATGGTGATGTAACAGCCGTTAATAAACTGAATTTTGAATTACGAGCCGGTGAAACCTTAGGTATTGTGGGAGAATCAGGTTCAGGAAAATCCCAAACGGCTTTCGCTCTCATGGGGTTGTTAGCCCGTAATGGCAAAATAGGTGGCTCGGCCATATTTAATGGTCGTGAAATCCTTAATTTAAAAGAAAAGGATTTGAATAGGATGCGAGCAGAAGAGATTTCGATTATCTTCCAAGATCCTATGACGTCATTAAATCCTTACTTAAAAATTGGAACACAATTATCTGAAGTGCTAATGCTGCATAAAGGTATGGGGAAACAGGAAGCTTTTGAAGAGTCCGTACGTATGCTCGATGCAGTAAAAATGCCAGAAGCCCGTAAAAGAATGAATATGTATCCTCATGAATTTTCTGGTGGGATGCGTCAACGTGTCATGATCGCCATGGCATTATTGTGTCAGCCTAAATTATTGATAGCGGATGAACCGACAACGGCATTAGATGTTACGGTTCAAGCGCAGATCATGACGTTATTAAATGAACTGAAACAAGAGTTTGATACAGCCATTATTTTGATCACTCATGACTTAGGCGTGGTTGCTGGGGTGTGTGACAAAGTTCTGGTGATGTATGCAGGGCGTACCATGGAATACGGCACAGCGCGCGATATTTTTTATCATCCTTCTCATCCCTATTCGTTGGGATTACTTGCAGCAGTACCGCGTTTGGATGGTGATGATGAAAGCCTCGCAACCATACCTGGTAACCCGCCTAATTTGTTGCGCCTGCCAAAAGGCTGCCCATTTTCTCCGCGCTGCCAATATGCGAATGAACAATGTATTGAACATGAGCCTGAGCTGAGCGTCTTTTCAACGGATCGTTTGAGAGCTTGCTTTAAGCCAGTGGAGGAGTTGGTATGA